Genomic DNA from Carnobacteriaceae bacterium zg-C25:
AATTTGTATTAAAATCCAAGATGGTGGACCTGTCTTTTATTCGCAAGAAAGACTGACACTAAATGGAAAAGTTTTTAAAATTTTAAAATTTAGAAGTATGCGAATAGATGCCGAAAAAGACGGGGTTGCGCAATTTGCGAAAAAGAACGATAGTCGCATTACACCTATTGGTAAATGTTTAAGACATAGCCGTATAGATGAACTACCACAACTCATTAATATTCTTGTTGGCGATATGTCAATCGTAGGGCCAAGACCTGAAAGACCAGAAATTGTTGCGAGTAAATTAGCGGAAATACCGGATTTTAATGATCGATTAAAAGTCAAAGCTGGCTTGACGGGTTTAGCGCAAGTTGAAGGGAAATACAATACCGATTTAAAAGACAAATTAGTATTAGATATTCTCTATATTACACGTTTTAATTTGTGGTTAGATATCAAAATCATGTTTAAAACAATAGGCGTTTTATTTTCTAAAGTAAAAGCCGAAGGTATTGATGACGAATAAGTCTGTCATTAAACGTTTGATGAAATAATTGAAAATTTAAAAAAGTAAATGATGACAAGAGATAGCACTTAACAAAAGTTGAGTGGCTATCTTTTATTTTGCGTGATGGTCTAAGTTTATATAAGGAGATAGGCTTTTTATAAACGGTTATGACATTGATTTAGTGGTTTGTTCATAGCATTGTCATAGTGTTAGTCTTTTATTGTCGGCGTGTTTCTGTTATAGTAGACGTGGTTATAGTTGTGAGCGTATGCGAACTAACGTCAGTTATTGGTAAATACGATTTTTTTACGGTTGCCTTTAAAACACACCAAAATAAAAAGGCGACAACGTTCAATCAATACTGTTTTAATTTTAAAAGCAAGATAAAATCTTGGTATGAAAGGATTTAAAAAATGTCTAATATTCAATGGTTTCCGGGGCATATGGCAAAGGCGCGTCGTCAGGCAATCGAAAAAATGTCGCTTGTTGATGTGGTGGTTGAGTTAATTGATGCGCGTATTCCGTATTCGTCGCGTAATCCGATGATTGATGAAATTGTGAATCAAAAGCCACGTTTAATCGTCTTA
This window encodes:
- a CDS encoding sugar transferase, translating into MNVIVILNQTDIKTCESNIKSFVNLNYPEKQVEDYITYEEWVEKRETLKESYTLLAYKLPDPILEELAVDAFARNCDLTVIPNKAQLLLANPKIAYVDDIPVFHYHYSVKNSRKIQLVIKRLFDIIVSSIAVLLVSPILLLVAICIKIQDGGPVFYSQERLTLNGKVFKILKFRSMRIDAEKDGVAQFAKKNDSRITPIGKCLRHSRIDELPQLINILVGDMSIVGPRPERPEIVASKLAEIPDFNDRLKVKAGLTGLAQVEGKYNTDLKDKLVLDILYITRFNLWLDIKIMFKTIGVLFSKVKAEGIDDE